The Acidobacteriota bacterium nucleotide sequence GCCAGAAATCGTCGGCGCGATCCGGCACGCCGTACTCGTACGGCCCGCGGTACACGGTCGGCATCACCGGGAAGTTGCCGTGCGGCGGCGGCGACGCCGCCAGCCACTCGAGCGTCGTCGCCTTCCAGGGATTCGCCCCGGCCACGGCTCCGCCACGCAGGCTCCGGGCGAAGTTGTAGAAGAAGACGACCTGGAACGCGATCATCGCCAGCAGCGCGTAGGTGGCCATGATGCGCAGGTTCTGCAGGTACGGCAGGTTCAGATCCGGGAAGCCGGAGTAGTCGAAGATCCGCCGATGGTCTCCGGCCGCGCCCGTGATGAACAGCGGCAGGAAGATCAGGTTGAACGAGATAATCGTTCCCCAGAAGTGAATCTTGCCCAGCCGCTCGTCCATCATGCGGCCGAACATCTTCGGGAACCAGTGCGTGATCCCGGCAAAGCCCGCGATGAAGGCGATCGGGAAGAACGTGTAATGGAAGTGGGCGGTCACGAAGTAGGTGTCGTGGAAGTAGATGTCCGACCCGGCCGCACCCAGGAAGATCCCGGTGACGCCGCCCCACAGGAACTCGACGAGGAACGCCAGCGCCCACAGCATCGGCGTCGTCAGCGAGATCGCGCCACCGTAGAGCGTCGCGATGTAGACGAACACCATCTCCGCGACCGGGATCGAGATGATGAGCGTCGTGACGCTGAAAAGGCTCGCCATGCGCGGGTCGATGCCGGCCACGAACTGGTGGTGCGCCCACACGAAGAACGAGATGATCGAGGTCGCCACCGCCGTGTAGACGATGGTGCGGTAGGCGAAGAGCCGCTTGCGGGCGTGCACGGCCATCACCTCGGCCACGATCCCCATGGCGGGCAGCAGCACGACGTAGACCTCGGGGTGCCCGAAGAACCAGAAGAGGTGCTGCCAGAGCACGGGATCGCCCCCGCGCGCCGGATCGTAGAAGCCGGTCCCGATGACCTGGTCGAAGAGCAGCATCACGGCGCCCGCGACCAGCGGGCCGACCGACGCCATGAAGAGCACGCTCGCGATCACGATCATCCAGACGACGATCGGGATGTCGAACATGCGCATCCCCGGCGCGCGCGAGTTCATCGTCGTCGTGATGAAGTTGATGCCGCCGAGCAGGAACGCCACGAACTCGAGCGCCACGGCGACGAGCCACATCGTGGCCCCGATGGGCGTCTGGTTGTAGACGCCGCTCGTCGAGAGCGGCGGGTACGCGGTCCAGGCCCCGCCGAACGCGCCGCCCGGCACGAAGAACGACGCGGTCAGCAGCACGGCGCTGAGGAAGAAGATCTGGAACGACAGGCGGTTGACCTTGGGAAAGGCCATGTCGTCGCAGCCGACCATCAGCGGAATCAGGTAGTTGCCGAACGCCGCGATCAGCACGGGCATCGCGACCCAGAAGATCATGATGCTGCCGTGCGACGTCACGAGCGCGTTGTACGAGGACGCCGAGACCCGTCCGAACAGCGGCACGGCCTCCCCAGGGAACGCGAGCTGCATCCGGAACACGTAGACGGTGAACCCGCCGATGAGCGCCATCGCCATCCCGGTGAACAGGTACTGGAAGGCGATCATCTTGTGGTCGGTCGACCACACGTACTTCAGCAGGCCCGACGGCTCGTGCGCCGCCGCGTGTTCGTGGCTCATCGCGCCCCTCCCTGCCCGGCGGCGCCGGTATTGGCGGCGAGCGCCGGCATCACGCCGTGCTCACGCAGCCATTCCTGGTGCGCGGTCGCGGTCTGCACGTGGATGCGGGCCGGCATCAACCCGTGGCCGATGCCGCAGATCTCCGCGCACTGGATGTCGAAGTCCCCGGCGAGCGTCGGCTTGAACCACCCCGCGATCATCCGGCCCGGCACGGCGTCCTGCTTGAGGCGGAACGCCGGCACCGAGAAGCTGTGCAGCACGTCCTTCGAGTGCAGCTCGAACCGATAGGTGCGGTTCTGCTGCACGTAGAGATCGTCGACCGTCTTGATGTCATCGGCCGTGTCGAGCCGCCCGTCCGGCCCGGCGTGCACGAACGTCCAGGCCCACTGCTGCGAGACGACGCGCACGGTCTCCTCCGGCACGGGGTCGGTGACCTTCACGTCGTTCCACACCCGCAGCGCAGCAACGACGATGACCACGTCGAAGACCAGCACGGCGTAGTGCGGATACGAGACCCAGCGCTTCTCGCTCTTCACGTCGCCGGTCACGTACTTGGACCTGACGCCCTCACGTTTGCGGAACCGCAGGATCAGCCAGAACAGCACCGCCTCGGCCAGCAGGAACCAGGCGCCGACGATGACGAGAATCAGGAAGATGAGCGAATCCACGTCGGCAGCGAACGTGGAGGCCTGCGGAACGAACCAGGAGATCACGGGAGGTCCTCAGTAAATCAGGAAATAGGACGCCACGGTGAACGCGATCGCGCCCCAGACCGTGGCGACGAACACCTGCCGGGCAATGGCCTTCGGATCGTACTCACCACTTGCCATCCGTTTCCCCCTACCTCGGCAACGCGTGCACGTAGGCCGCCACGCTGTCGACCTCGGCCGGCTGCACCGTCAGGGCCATGCCGGCCATCTGCGCGCCGATCGGGTCGTCCTTGACGGCGCCGCGGACGCCGCTCTGGAACTTCCTGAGCTGACGGGCGACGTACCAGTCGTCCATGCCGGCGAGCGGCGGCGCGTTCAACGCCTCGTTGCCTTCGCCCTTCGGCCCGTGGCACGCGGCGCACACGGCGAACTTCGTCTGGCCGACGGCCGGATCCGCGCCGGCGACGGCGGCCGGCGAGGTCCCGGCCGGCAGCGACGCCACGTAGGACGCCACGGCGTCGATCTCCGCCTGCGTCCCCATCTGCATCGCCATCGCCCGCATCCTCAGCCCTTCGGCATCGTCGAAGTGCCTGCCGCGAGTGCCGGCCTTGAAGCGCTGCAACTGCGATGCGACGTACCAGCGAGGCATCGCCGCGATCCGAGGCGCGCCAAACGTCGCGTCGCCCGCGCCGGCCTCGCCATGGCAGCTCGCGCACGCGCGGTACAGTTGCTCGCCCGACGCGGTTGCGCCCTGCGCCACACTACAGCCGGCTCCGGCCACCGCACCGCCGAGCAGGCCGAGGACGGCGTACAAACGAAGAGTGGACACGCTCATCTCGATCTCTTCACCTATGGCTGCCGTCGCGCCTGCAAAGGATTCGCCAGTGGCGGCCCTCTGCGCACAACGGCTCGACCTTGCGTCCGCCGGCCGACCGCGAGGGCCGACCGGAGAAATCACGAGAACGCTGTGGATTTTGCCACATCACACGCGCCGTGTGTTGCTCATCGCGCTATTCCCGCAGACCGAACGTGATGAGCACGTTGCCGCTGATGTACGAGATGAACTGCCGCCCGTCCACCATGTACGTCGTCGGAGCCGAGCGCATCTGCGCGGAGCTGAGGTTGGACTTCCACAGGGGCGCCCCCGTGCGCGCGTCGAGCGCCAGCAAGTAGCCGTCGCGGCTGCCCGTGAACACGAGATCCGAGGCAGTCGTCATGATCCCGCTCTCGGTCAGATCGTAGAGCGGGAACGTCCACTTGCGATCGCCCGTTGCCGGATCGAGCGCGAGGATGACGCCGTGCGACTGCGCATCGGTCCAATTGTTGATCGGCGGGCGGCCGATGTTCGGCGATACCGGTGCATCGGGCGCCGGCCGCGTCGCGCGGAAGCCGCCGCCCATGAAGTTGCCACCCGGCTTGTACTGCGCGGGCGCTGGCGTGAACACGCCCGACACATCTTCCCACGCGCCGACGTAGAACAGCCCGGTGCGCGGGCTGTACGACGGCGACCACCAGTTCGTGCCGCCCTGCTGGCCAGGGAACGTCGGCATGCCGGGCGGCTGCGGCGTCTGGATCGGCCGGCCGCTCGCGTCGAGCCCGCTCGCCCAATTCACCTTGACGAACGGCTTGCCGAGCAGGAACTTGCCGGTCACTCGATCGAGCACGTAGAAGAACCCGTTCCGGTTGGCCGCCATCAGCAGCTTCGCGGGCCTGCCCTGCCAGTTCGCGTCGACGAGCACGGGCACCTGAATCGCATCCCAATCGTAGGCGTCGTTCGGCGTGAACTGAAAATGCCACTTCAGCACGCCCGTGTCGGCGTCGAGCGCCACGACCGAGTCGGTGTAGAGATTGTCGCCTTTGCGTTGGCTGGGATTGAAGTCAGGCCCAGGATTGCCGACGCCCCAATAGGTCAGGTTCAGCGCCGGGTCGTAGGTGCCGGTCACCCAGAGCGATCCGCCGCCGGTCTTCCATGCATCGCCCTCCCAGGTCTCGCCGCCAGGCTCGCCGGGGGCCGGCACGGTGTAGAAGCGCCAGCGCTCTCTGCCGCTCGCCACGTCGTACGCCGCGATGAACCCGCGGATCCCGTACTCACCGCCGCCGACGCCGACGATGACCGTGTCCTTCACGACGAGCGGCGCCAGACTGATCGAGTAGCCGAGCGAGGCCTCCGCGACCTTCGTGTTCCACACCTGCCGCCCGGTTCTCGCGTCCACAGCCACCAGATGC carries:
- a CDS encoding cbb3-type cytochrome c oxidase subunit I, whose protein sequence is MSHEHAAAHEPSGLLKYVWSTDHKMIAFQYLFTGMAMALIGGFTVYVFRMQLAFPGEAVPLFGRVSASSYNALVTSHGSIMIFWVAMPVLIAAFGNYLIPLMVGCDDMAFPKVNRLSFQIFFLSAVLLTASFFVPGGAFGGAWTAYPPLSTSGVYNQTPIGATMWLVAVALEFVAFLLGGINFITTTMNSRAPGMRMFDIPIVVWMIVIASVLFMASVGPLVAGAVMLLFDQVIGTGFYDPARGGDPVLWQHLFWFFGHPEVYVVLLPAMGIVAEVMAVHARKRLFAYRTIVYTAVATSIISFFVWAHHQFVAGIDPRMASLFSVTTLIISIPVAEMVFVYIATLYGGAISLTTPMLWALAFLVEFLWGGVTGIFLGAAGSDIYFHDTYFVTAHFHYTFFPIAFIAGFAGITHWFPKMFGRMMDERLGKIHFWGTIISFNLIFLPLFITGAAGDHRRIFDYSGFPDLNLPYLQNLRIMATYALLAMIAFQVVFFYNFARSLRGGAVAGANPWKATTLEWLAASPPPHGNFPVMPTVYRGPYEYGVPDRADDFWPQYEPAGPAGQEPRLGAAGHGPAPSGAMAAPER
- a CDS encoding cytochrome c oxidase subunit II produces the protein MISWFVPQASTFAADVDSLIFLILVIVGAWFLLAEAVLFWLILRFRKREGVRSKYVTGDVKSEKRWVSYPHYAVLVFDVVIVVAALRVWNDVKVTDPVPEETVRVVSQQWAWTFVHAGPDGRLDTADDIKTVDDLYVQQNRTYRFELHSKDVLHSFSVPAFRLKQDAVPGRMIAGWFKPTLAGDFDIQCAEICGIGHGLMPARIHVQTATAHQEWLREHGVMPALAANTGAAGQGGAR
- a CDS encoding c-type cytochrome; protein product: MSVSTLRLYAVLGLLGGAVAGAGCSVAQGATASGEQLYRACASCHGEAGAGDATFGAPRIAAMPRWYVASQLQRFKAGTRGRHFDDAEGLRMRAMAMQMGTQAEIDAVASYVASLPAGTSPAAVAGADPAVGQTKFAVCAACHGPKGEGNEALNAPPLAGMDDWYVARQLRKFQSGVRGAVKDDPIGAQMAGMALTVQPAEVDSVAAYVHALPR
- a CDS encoding PQQ-dependent dehydrogenase, methanol/ethanol family, with the translated sequence MTRTAAVVLAAVVAGAAGIGAQVSPSRIVNATGEPHNWLTYSGAYFGQRYSPLTQITPANVRNLEIKWLLQNQVFGSWESSPIVVDGVMYLTQRPNDVLAVDAKTGRLYWIYKYVGAADVKVCCGANNRGLGIHGHTLFMGTLDAHLVAVDARTGRQVWNTKVAEASLGYSISLAPLVVKDTVIVGVGGGEYGIRGFIAAYDVASGRERWRFYTVPAPGEPGGETWEGDAWKTGGGSLWVTGTYDPALNLTYWGVGNPGPDFNPSQRKGDNLYTDSVVALDADTGVLKWHFQFTPNDAYDWDAIQVPVLVDANWQGRPAKLLMAANRNGFFYVLDRVTGKFLLGKPFVKVNWASGLDASGRPIQTPQPPGMPTFPGQQGGTNWWSPSYSPRTGLFYVGAWEDVSGVFTPAPAQYKPGGNFMGGGFRATRPAPDAPVSPNIGRPPINNWTDAQSHGVILALDPATGDRKWTFPLYDLTESGIMTTASDLVFTGSRDGYLLALDARTGAPLWKSNLSSAQMRSAPTTYMVDGRQFISYISGNVLITFGLRE